The Longimicrobiales bacterium nucleotide sequence GGGGTGCCGCGGATAATCTGCTGTCCGTGGTGAATACGGCCAGCTCGTCGGTCTTCGAGGGCATTGCAGACGCCGGCCTCGAAGCGATCGGCTGGGCGGACGGGGAGGACGACACGATTCAGGCGCTCCTCAATCGGCACCGAGCCGCGATAGGAACTGGAGCGGCGTGGCGGTTGCATGCGTTGCACCGCTCTAAGGGTGAGGTGACAGATTGGCTCAGAGGCCAGGCACTCGTTGGCGGCGACGGCTGGGTGGAGAATCGGATGCGCTTCATCGCTGCACCGGAGCGGGCCGTGCTCATTTGGTCGTACTGGTGGGGCGAACAGGTGGTTGCGCCGGCTTGGGCGGCCGCCGAGAACGGCAGCCGCGACGCATTCGTAAGATACCTGTACGAGCGTATGCACTCGAACGAGACCGTCCGGATGGGGAATGGCGCGCGTTGACCTCACCGGGGGTGGGTTGATTAGACTCCTTTGCCACTGAACCATGGGGCTTAGCACCTCCAACCCATCAACCCATCGATCGACCGCCGGAGCATCTTCCTGTGAAGCGTTCTACACGTGAGCTCGTCCTTCCCGCCGCTCTTATTGTGGCTTCTGGCCTCGATCGCCCGGTCCCCGGGTACGAAAATCCTGAGGCCTGTCTGAGCAACAAGGCCGAGCGGGTCGCGTTCACAAACCGCGGGTTCGACGCAGTCGACGCGACTGTGTCAGGCTGGAGCTCAGACGACCTACGTGAAGAGACGAATCTGTTTGGCCAGGAGATGGTGCAGCGTGGAAGTTTGCCGGTGTGGCTCACGAGCACGCAGTGTGGACGCTTGGTGCGCACGTACGGTTCCAGGGTGGCGCGCCCGCGCGCTTTGACTTGGTTCCAAGCGGCGACTAAGCCCGCGAGAGCCGACTGGGCGTCACCATGAATGGTTCCGCTTCACGCGCCATCGTCGGGGTTGTTGCCTCGGCGATGGCGTTCGGGTGCGGCGATGAGGCACGCGATCCGCTCGAGTTGATCGACGGCCGGCAGATTCTCCGTGTCGCGTACGAGCGTGAGGTCGACGTACTGAATGCGTTCACGAGTCAGATGCTTGTGGACATCCACTTCAGTATGGTCGAAGGTCTCGTCACCACAGACGAGAACAACACGTACATCCCAGTCCTCGCAAAGGAGATCCCAAGCGAAGAGAACGGGCTGATTGAAGATGCCCCGGACGGCACGGTGCGAATGACCTGGCCGCTGCAAGAAGGTGTGCGTTGGCACGACGGCGAAGCGTTCACGAGTGAAGATGTGTGTTTCACGTGGCGTTTCGTGTCGAGTGAGAATTCGCAGACGTACAACCGTGATTGGTATCTGCGGATCCTCGACTGTGAGATGCCGAACGACACCACCGTGGTCTTCACCTGGGAGAGCGAATACGCCTACTATGCAGGCCTCTTCGAGGCGGTTCTCCCGGAGCACATTCTTGGGGGCATGACGACGGAAGAGATCGTGAACTACACGCCGTACAACCGTGGCGCCGAACTCGTCGGGACCGGCCCGTTCCGCTTCGCAGAGTGGAAGTCGGGCGAGTACATCCGGGTGGTACGGAATGAGGACTACTGGCGAGGGCCTGACAAACCGGCGATCGATGAGATCGTGTGGTCGTTCCTGCCGGACCAGAACACGCGCCTCAACGCGATGCGAGCAGGGCAGTACCACTACGCCCGTCTCGAGCCTACTCAGGTGTCCGAGGTGCAGGGGCTCGACGGTTACAGCGCGAACCTGATCAGTTCGAACACCTTCATGCACCTGGATCTGAGCCTGAACACGGATCGATCCAGGATCATGTTCAGCGACCAGGACGTTCGGCGCGCCCTGTTCATGGCCATCGATCGCGATGCGATCGCGAACCAACTCATGCAGGGCACCGTCCACGTCGCGAACACACCGATCAATCCGACGAGTCCTTATCACAATCCGAATGTCTCGGCGACGCGCTACGACCCGACTGAAGCGGCGCGTCTCCTGACTGTGGCAGGATGGATTGAAGGGTCGGACGCCATCCGTGCGAAGAACGGGCAGCGATTCTCCTTCACATTGCTGAATCGCGCCGGAACCGCGGACCGCATCGGGATCGCCCAGGTCATTCAAGCTCAGCTGAAGTCGATCGGGGTCGAAGTCACCTTCGAGACGCTGGAGAGCGCCGCTTGGACTCAGAAGTGGAGGAGCTTCGACTGGGAGGGTGTCGTGTCTGCGTGGTTCTTACCGGCGGACCCGAGCTTCACAGGCCTGTACGAATGCGACGGGCCCAACAACATGACGGGCTTCTGCGATGAGGCGCTCGACGAAATCATGCTCGCGTCCGACAGGGCGCTCGAATACGTAGATCGGAAGACTCTACTGGACGCTGCGCAGGTAGCCCTGGCCTCAACCGACCGGATGCTTCCCATCTACTACAATGTGATTCCAGAGTTGGTGAGCGACCGGATCACGGGGTACCGCGGGAGCGGTACCAACTTCGGAAGCTTCTGGAATTTGTGGGATTGGAGCGTCAGGTAGAGTTGCTGGTCTTGGACGCGTTGTAGGCTGTCACGCGACAGATCTGCCGCGAGGCGTTGGATCCGTTGATCACTTCGCTGGGACAGAATCTTCCACACGAGCCACGGTTTACGAAAGCGCGTCTGAGGAGATCCCCACCTTTTTGGGCGATATCCTCAAGGTCGGACATCGACAGGCCGGATGCACCACCAGATCCAACGCCCTCTTCGATTTCGGCAGCCTGCCTATGATGATCCTCAGCCCCGCCATGTGTTCTCGAACACCCTCACCCAATTTCCATACGCGATTTGGGCCAGGTCTTCTTCTCCGAAGCCGGCGGTCCGCATCGCGTCCATGAGGCGGGGCAGGGCCGTCACATCTCCGAGATCGGTCGGCATGGTGGCTCCATCGAAGTCCGAGCCCAATGCGATATGTTCGACCCCAATCCGGTCTGCGATGTACCGAGCGTGCCTGACGATCTCTGTGAGCGGCGTGAAGACGTCCCCGCTCCCATCCCCGTCCTCCCGAAGGAAGCCCACGTGGAAGTTCACGCCGATGATTCCGCCACTCGCCCCGATCGCGTCGATCTGAGCGTCGGTCAGGTTGCGTGGGGACTTCGACAGGGCGTGTGCGCCTGAATGAGTCGCTACAAGAGGAGCGTCGGAGAGGTCAGCGACATCCCAAAAACCACGTTCGTTCAGGTGGGAGAGGTCGATCATCACGCCGAGGGCATTACACCGTTCGATGAGGCGGCGGCCCGCCTTCGTCAGGCCCGGGCCGGTGTCAGGCGACCGCGGGAAGTCGAAGGGCACTCCATGGCCGAAGATCGTGGGCCGGCTCCATACCGGGCCGAGCGAGCGGAGGCCTGCCTCGTAGAGCACATCCAACATTCGGAGGTCCGAATCGATCGCCTCGGCGCCTTCGATGTGGAGGATGACTGCGTACGTCCCGGTGCCAATGCATCGACTGAGGTCAGCCGAGTTGCGTACGACCTCGACCTGGCCGTCCGAAGCCTCGACGATCCGCGAGAGATCAGAGATGACCTTCAAGACGTAGTTCGTGGCTTCTTGGCGTCGCAGCTTGGGTGGCAGCGAATGCGCGACTCCGCCAGGGACGACGTTGCCGGCATCGTCGATGAGGGGCTGAGCGTCTCCCGCGTGGTACGGAGAAGCGGTGAAGATCGCGTGGAATCCCCCCGCGAGGCCGCCTTCGCGAGCCCTGGGCAGGTCGATGTGCCCCTTGTCACTCCGTGCCAGGAATGAGCGTACATCGTCACCCGTCGCGTTGCGGATCTGGGTGAGGGTGTCGTTGTGACCATCAATGATCGGGATGTGGCTCATGCGTCTCCTTGCGTAGCTGGGTGGCCGATCGGCACGTCGCAATCTAGTGTCTGCGCCATGTTCAGCTATATCGCCCGGCGCGTCCTCCAGATGATCCCGCTCATTCTTGGGATCACAGTAGTGTTGTTTGCCGTGATCCAGGCGGCTCCCGGTGGGCCCGAGGCGGCGCTCCTCGAGTCTGACCGATTCATAGACCCGGCCGTAATCGAAGCATATCGCGAGCGGCTCGGTGTCGACCAGCCCGTGCCCGTCCAGTATATAAAGTGGGTGACGAGCGCGGCGATGGGGGACCTGGGTACGAGCTTCTCCACAACCCGGCCGGTATCGGAGATGATTCTGGAACGACTCCCAGCGACGCTCGAACTCATGGGGGCTTCGTTCCTGCTGGCGGCCATCCTTGCGTTCGGTCTCGGTATCCTGAGCGCGGTGAAGCAGTACACATGGTTCGATCACATCGGGACCGGGGTCTCCTTCTTGGGCATTGCGATGCCCGTCTTCTGGTTCGCCTTAATCCTGCAACTCGTCTTCGGCGTGTGGCTCGGCTGGCTGCCGGTCGCCGGCACCGAGACGGTCGGAGCTACCGGTTTCGTGGACCACATCGCCCACCTGGTGCTGCCGGCGTTCGTTCTTTCCTTCCGATATGTGGCTGGGTGGTCCAGGTACCTGAGGTCGTCGCTGCTGGGCGTGCTCACCGCGGACTACATCCGGACGGCCCGGGCGAAGGGGCTGCCCGAACGATCGGTGGTCGGGGTGCATGCCCTGCGTAACGCCATGATCCCGGTGGTGTCGGTCATGGCCCTGAACATGGCAGGGTTGTTCTCAGGCGCGGTCATTACGGAGACCGTATTCGCCTGGCCGGGCATTGGGCGGATGTTCGTCCAAGCGATGTTCTCGCGGGACTACCCACTCCTGATGGGCATCCTCCTGCTCGGCTCCGTGATGGTGGTTGTGTTCAATCTCCTCGCGGACGTGCTCTACGCCGTCCTCGATCCCCGGATCCGCTATGAGTAGTGGAGCAAAGGGCCTGATTTGGCCGCGATTACGGAAGCACAAATTAGCCGTGATCTCGATCGGGGTCGTGACGCTCATGGGGGTGGCGTGCCTCGCTGCTCCGTTGCTGGCGCCCTACGACTTCGATGAGATCGACCTCTCGAACATCCGGGCTGCGCCGTCTGCCGGTCACCTCATGGGAACGGACGGTCTAGGTCGTGATCTGCTCACCCGTATTCTGTTCGGCGGGCGGATATCGATTCTGATCGGTCTGTTCGCCGCGATCATCGGGACGGGATTCGGTTCCTTCGTTGGGTCGCTCGCCGGGTACTACGGTGGAAAGATCGACAACCTGCTCATGCGCTTTACCGACGTCGTTTACGCGATCCCTACACTCCCGCTCTTGATCGTCCTCGCGTCCTACACCGCCGCGGGCGCCGTCTCGATGGCACTCGCGATCGGCGGACTGTCTTGGATGACCACGGCACGGGTCGTGCGCGGCGAGGTCTTGAGCATTCGTGAGATGGAATACGTGCAGGCCGCTCGCAGTCTCGGGGCCACCCATACGCGCATCATCACGCGGCACATCCTCCCGAACGCACTCGGCCCGATTGTCGTCGGGGTCACTCTCGCAGTGGGCAACGCGATCATCATGGAGTCGTCGTTGTCCTTCCTGGGGCTCGGTGTCCAGCCGCCTACTCCTACGTGGGGGAACATGCTCATGGACGCGCAGTCCACCATGAGTTCACAGCCCTGGCTTTCCATCTTCCCCGGTGTCGCGATCCTGCTGGTCGTGCTCGCGGTGAACTTCATTGGCGATGGGCTACAAGACGCGTTGGATCCGCGATCGTTGAATCGATAGACGGCGCGTGGAGTAGGGCGGGGTGCTGCCCTTAGTTCATCGTCGGGTCGTACGGCATCTTTGACAGCCGTGCGAACTCAGGCCCTTTCCTGCGAAGGACCCGGCTCCACAGTAGATCGGGCTCTGTGGTGAACACGTCGTCCGGGAGCGCTGGCTCCGTTAACCAGGCGTCCGCGTCCATCTCGGCTTCGAGCTGACCGGGCGCCCATCCTGAATAGCCGGCGAAGACCCGGGCTCGCCCGATGTCTTCCCCGACGTCGGACGGCACATCGCCGACCAGGAAGCCAATCGATTCGAATACCAGAATATCGGCAAAATCTGGAGTCGCGAACTCTGCTAGGAGAACGGGGCTCATCTGTTGAACCGGGCCGCCCTCGAAGAGCATTTCCCCACCCGGGATTAGTGGGCTGAGAGGCGGCACTGCCTCCTCCACCGTCACCTCCAACGCACGATTGAGGATGATGCCCAGAGCGCCATCCGCGTTGTGCTCGCCTACAAGCACGACCGTGTGCCGGAAGTTCGGATCGAACAGGCCGCCGCTGGAAATCAGGAGTTGGCCCTTCAGACTTTCCATTCGTATGTCTCGTGCGAGTGGTTCGGGGAGGATCTCACCAACCCGAAAGTACTCGGACGGCTCGCAGATGTTACGCCGAATTAAGCGACGCCCCTAGGAAGTCTCGGTGTGAGGTGAGCCAGTCAACGCTGCCGCGCGCGCGATCCTGCGCCCGATCTCTTCGCCGGTCCCGCGCGCGGTCTAGGGCGACCTGATGGGGATTCGTTCCGGGATGCGTTTCGTTCGGGGCCGCCATTGCGGCCGCGGACAACTGCTCGTTTCCAGAGCCTAGGCATCCACTCGCCGCGCCCGTAAGTGCCACCGTCAGGAAGGCCCGCCTCTTCATCTACTCATTCTCCTCGCGTGTTGGTCACCGCGTCGGAAAAATGGAAGGACGGTGCCCACGGAGAACAGCCCTAGAATGGCTTAGATAAAGGACAAAGCGTTGTCCGGATGTTCGTGGCCTGTCCTCTTCCTAGAATAGGGGGTGTCCGCAGTTTGGCTCGGCTACTTGCTATCGTCCTCCGACCGTCGCGCCGGTCAGCCGAGACAAAGCGGACAACGTGGTCTGACCGGCGTTCAACCCGAGACGAAAGTCGTCGTCCGTGAACGTTGTCCACACGTCGAGCACGGTATGCCACGTGGGGTTCCAACCGGCTCCGGTCTGCATGCCGCGCTCGTTCTCGCGCAAGCTGATCGCTGGGATGATGTTCATGAACGGAGACGAGTCGGTGTTGGTCATGTGCGGACCGACGGTTGCCGGATAGTCGGTGTTGTACGCGTCGGCAGCAGCCTTGAAGACGAAGGCGAGCTTCATGGACTCTTCGGCCATCTCCGAATTCGACTGGAACTCGATGTTCACGTCTGCTTCCGGGCGCTGATTTCGGCTGACAGTCCCGTCGGCGCGTGGGGCGCCGTGATCCCACAGCATCATGTCGTGCTGAATCATGCCGAGCCAGGTGGGCTCCGGGTACTGACCAGAGCCTGCCGGGCTCTCGATGCCCTGGAGATCCCGTCGCTGGTCCACGTAAGCGTTTGCGCCGTTCAGTCCGGTCTCTTCGTTGTTCCAAAGCGCGAATCGGATGGACACTTCGGTCTCGACGTCCGGAGCGTGGAAGATGCGCGCGAGCTCCATGACGAGTGCGGTGCCTGAGCCGTCGTCGTTCACGGCTTCGTTCACGCCGTGGCCGTCCATGTGCCCACCAACGATGTACATCTCGTTCGGGCGAGTCGTGCCGACCTTGGTGCAGTAGACCTCAGTCCGCTCTCCGTTCACGGGCTCTTCGACGTTCAGGGCGCGAATTCGTTCGTCAGGCTGGGCCATGAGGTCCCGGTTCACCCCGGTGCGACCTCGGTTGCCATAGATGGAGCTTCCCCCCGGTCCGTTTCCATTCCGTCCGACGATGCCACCGGTCGGTGTCGTGAGGTCGGGCGGCGTGGTCGGGCCTGCGCGGCGCGGACCACCGGTCCGGGCCGGCCTGGGTGCTGGGTCGAACTGGTAGGTGATGCGCTCGGTGTTGGTGCAACCCACTGCTTGTAGTTGTGCTTCGATCCAATCGATGGCGTTCCGGTTTCGCTCCGTACCCTGACGGCGATCCCCGAACTGCGTGAGGCCCTTCAGCGTCGCCTTGTAGTTCTCAAGCGTGAGTCGACTTACCAAGACAGCCGTCGGGTCGTCCTGTGTGTCCTGCACGAGAGCGGCTGCTGGGGTCGGTGCCGCGAGGGTGCCGGTCACGAGGAGTATCAAGGGGGCGGCGGCGAGCAAAAATCGCATGCGCATTGGTATGGCCTCAGCGGTATGTCCAGCGGTTCGTTTTAGATCTGATTAGACCATACGGGCCGAACGCCGACTGGACAACGCGGGACTCCTGCGAGTCGCTACGCCCGTTGAGTCACCCTGCGGAACGCGATGGTAGCTGCGAGGCCGATCACGCCGAATGCCGCGACAACCGCAAAGACGTGCTGGTGCCCCACGACCCCTGGCGAGTTGTCCAACAGGACGCCCATGAGCGGGCCCATGAAGACGTCCGGTGTGAAGCCGACGAGCGAGACGACCCCGATTGCACTGCCTGTGAACGCGAGAGGAACAGCCCCCTCGGCAAGCAACGCGAAGTAGACGCCCCGCAGGGCGTAAATACCCACGCCCGTCGCGGTAATCGTCGCGATCAGCATCCAGGCGACACCTGGTGCCAGCCAACCGGAGGCAATGAGCGCGCTACCGGCGATGACGATGCCGAAACCCCATGCGATGACTCGGGAGGAGTCGATCCGGTCGCCCAGGTAGCCAGCGGCCACAGCTGTAACGGCGCGAATCCAGAAGGACAGCGTTCCGATCGCTGAGGCGGCCACGTCGTCGAACCCCAGCGCGTCACGTGCGAGGAGCGAGAAATCGTCGGTGGCTTTGTAGCCGACATAGGCACACACCACGATGACTGCCTGCAGCCACACCGCGGGCATCTTGAAGGCTCCCTGAAGGCCTTTCAGCGAGAGCTTGGGCCGATCGCCTTGATCACTCGTTGGGGCGTTGTCTGGGACGACGACCCACACTAGGAAGGCCACGAAGAGGGTGAATCCAGTGAACACCCAGATCACGGCCCGGAACGCGGCTTCGATCTCATCCGGTGTGGCAGTCGAGGCATCGCTAGGGAGCAGCATCGCGAACACGACGACCGTAGCAGACGCGATGACGGCCGCGAGTAGTCCCCGGCCCCCGTCGAGCAGCCCGTATGCTCGTCCCTGGTTGGCCACACCGCCCCATTCGCGAGTCGCCCGGAGCATGGCCGCCCAGAAGAGCAGGATCGAGGTGAGACCCCAGAATGCCCAAAGCCCGTTCATCACGGGGATCGAAGGGACTCCCGCGAGTACCGCTCCGCCGAGTCCGGTTGCCACCAGCG carries:
- a CDS encoding peptide ABC transporter substrate-binding protein; the protein is MNGSASRAIVGVVASAMAFGCGDEARDPLELIDGRQILRVAYEREVDVLNAFTSQMLVDIHFSMVEGLVTTDENNTYIPVLAKEIPSEENGLIEDAPDGTVRMTWPLQEGVRWHDGEAFTSEDVCFTWRFVSSENSQTYNRDWYLRILDCEMPNDTTVVFTWESEYAYYAGLFEAVLPEHILGGMTTEEIVNYTPYNRGAELVGTGPFRFAEWKSGEYIRVVRNEDYWRGPDKPAIDEIVWSFLPDQNTRLNAMRAGQYHYARLEPTQVSEVQGLDGYSANLISSNTFMHLDLSLNTDRSRIMFSDQDVRRALFMAIDRDAIANQLMQGTVHVANTPINPTSPYHNPNVSATRYDPTEAARLLTVAGWIEGSDAIRAKNGQRFSFTLLNRAGTADRIGIAQVIQAQLKSIGVEVTFETLESAAWTQKWRSFDWEGVVSAWFLPADPSFTGLYECDGPNNMTGFCDEALDEIMLASDRALEYVDRKTLLDAAQVALASTDRMLPIYYNVIPELVSDRITGYRGSGTNFGSFWNLWDWSVR
- a CDS encoding dipeptidase is translated as MSHIPIIDGHNDTLTQIRNATGDDVRSFLARSDKGHIDLPRAREGGLAGGFHAIFTASPYHAGDAQPLIDDAGNVVPGGVAHSLPPKLRRQEATNYVLKVISDLSRIVEASDGQVEVVRNSADLSRCIGTGTYAVILHIEGAEAIDSDLRMLDVLYEAGLRSLGPVWSRPTIFGHGVPFDFPRSPDTGPGLTKAGRRLIERCNALGVMIDLSHLNERGFWDVADLSDAPLVATHSGAHALSKSPRNLTDAQIDAIGASGGIIGVNFHVGFLREDGDGSGDVFTPLTEIVRHARYIADRIGVEHIALGSDFDGATMPTDLGDVTALPRLMDAMRTAGFGEEDLAQIAYGNWVRVFENTWRG
- a CDS encoding ABC transporter permease produces the protein MFSYIARRVLQMIPLILGITVVLFAVIQAAPGGPEAALLESDRFIDPAVIEAYRERLGVDQPVPVQYIKWVTSAAMGDLGTSFSTTRPVSEMILERLPATLELMGASFLLAAILAFGLGILSAVKQYTWFDHIGTGVSFLGIAMPVFWFALILQLVFGVWLGWLPVAGTETVGATGFVDHIAHLVLPAFVLSFRYVAGWSRYLRSSLLGVLTADYIRTARAKGLPERSVVGVHALRNAMIPVVSVMALNMAGLFSGAVITETVFAWPGIGRMFVQAMFSRDYPLLMGILLLGSVMVVVFNLLADVLYAVLDPRIRYE
- a CDS encoding ABC transporter permease, which gives rise to MSSGAKGLIWPRLRKHKLAVISIGVVTLMGVACLAAPLLAPYDFDEIDLSNIRAAPSAGHLMGTDGLGRDLLTRILFGGRISILIGLFAAIIGTGFGSFVGSLAGYYGGKIDNLLMRFTDVVYAIPTLPLLIVLASYTAAGAVSMALAIGGLSWMTTARVVRGEVLSIREMEYVQAARSLGATHTRIITRHILPNALGPIVVGVTLAVGNAIIMESSLSFLGLGVQPPTPTWGNMLMDAQSTMSSQPWLSIFPGVAILLVVLAVNFIGDGLQDALDPRSLNR
- a CDS encoding YqgE/AlgH family protein, whose amino-acid sequence is MESLKGQLLISSGGLFDPNFRHTVVLVGEHNADGALGIILNRALEVTVEEAVPPLSPLIPGGEMLFEGGPVQQMSPVLLAEFATPDFADILVFESIGFLVGDVPSDVGEDIGRARVFAGYSGWAPGQLEAEMDADAWLTEPALPDDVFTTEPDLLWSRVLRRKGPEFARLSKMPYDPTMN
- a CDS encoding M20/M25/M40 family metallo-hydrolase, which codes for MRMRFLLAAAPLILLVTGTLAAPTPAAALVQDTQDDPTAVLVSRLTLENYKATLKGLTQFGDRRQGTERNRNAIDWIEAQLQAVGCTNTERITYQFDPAPRPARTGGPRRAGPTTPPDLTTPTGGIVGRNGNGPGGSSIYGNRGRTGVNRDLMAQPDERIRALNVEEPVNGERTEVYCTKVGTTRPNEMYIVGGHMDGHGVNEAVNDDGSGTALVMELARIFHAPDVETEVSIRFALWNNEETGLNGANAYVDQRRDLQGIESPAGSGQYPEPTWLGMIQHDMMLWDHGAPRADGTVSRNQRPEADVNIEFQSNSEMAEESMKLAFVFKAAADAYNTDYPATVGPHMTNTDSSPFMNIIPAISLRENERGMQTGAGWNPTWHTVLDVWTTFTDDDFRLGLNAGQTTLSALSRLTGATVGGR
- a CDS encoding MFS transporter; its protein translation is MSHTTAEMPSVRRGMVIVALMVAGESVFLLPFVLARVFRPTFLDVFEITNLELGTAFSLYGIVAMAAYFAGGPLADRFSARRLMAAALVATGLGGAVLAGVPSIPVMNGLWAFWGLTSILLFWAAMLRATREWGGVANQGRAYGLLDGGRGLLAAVIASATVVVFAMLLPSDASTATPDEIEAAFRAVIWVFTGFTLFVAFLVWVVVPDNAPTSDQGDRPKLSLKGLQGAFKMPAVWLQAVIVVCAYVGYKATDDFSLLARDALGFDDVAASAIGTLSFWIRAVTAVAAGYLGDRIDSSRVIAWGFGIVIAGSALIASGWLAPGVAWMLIATITATGVGIYALRGVYFALLAEGAVPLAFTGSAIGVVSLVGFTPDVFMGPLMGVLLDNSPGVVGHQHVFAVVAAFGVIGLAATIAFRRVTQRA